A window from Theropithecus gelada isolate Dixy chromosome 1, Tgel_1.0, whole genome shotgun sequence encodes these proteins:
- the PPM1J gene encoding protein phosphatase 1J isoform X2 translates to MLNRVRSAVAHLVSSGGAPPPRPKSPDLPNAASAPPAAAPEAPRSPPAKAGSGSATPAKAVETRASFSRPTFLQLSPGGLRRADDHAGRAVQSPPDTGRRLPWSTGYAEVINAGKSRHNEDQACCEVVYVEGRRSVTGAPRELSRGQGLCFYYWGLFDGHAGGGAAEMASRLLHRHIREQLKDLKEVTHESLVVGAIENAFQLMDEQMARERRGHQVEGGCCALVVVYLLGKVYVANAGDSRAIIVRNGEIIPMSREFTPETERQRLQLLGFLKPELLGSEFTHLEFPRRVLPKELGQRMLYRDQNMTGWAYKKIELEDLRFPLVCGEGKKARVMATIGVTRGLGDHNLKVCSSTLPIKPFLSCFPEVRVYDLTQYEHCPDDVLVLGTDGLWDVTTDYEVAATVDRVLSAYEPNDHSRYTALAQALVLGARGTPRDRGWRLPNNKLGSGDDISVFVIPLGGPGSYS, encoded by the exons ATGCTAAACCGGGTGCGCTCGGCCGTGGCGCACCTGGTGAGCTCTGGGGGCGCTCCGCCTCCGCGCCCCAAATCCCCGGACCTGCCCAACGCCGCCTCGGCGCCGCCCGCTGCCGCTCCAGAAGCGCCCAGGAGCCCTCCTGCGAAGGCTGGGAGCGGGAGCGCGACGCCCGCGAAGGCTGTTGAGACTCGAGCGAGCTTCTCCAGACCGACCTTTCTGCAGCTGAGCCCCGGGGGGCTGCGACGCGCGGATGACCACGCGGGCCGGGCTGTGCAAAGCCCCCCGGACACGGGCCGCCGCCTGCCCTGGAGCACAGGCTACGCCGA GGTCATCAATGCTGGCAAGAGTCGGCACAATGAGGACCAGGCTTGCTGTGAAGTGGTGTATGTGGAAGGTCGGAGGAGTGTTACAGGGGCACCTAGGGAGCTTAGCCGAGGCCAG GGACTCTGCTTCTACTACTGGGGCCTATTTGATGGTCATGCAGGGGGTGGAGCTGCTGAAATGGCCTCACGGCTCCTGCATCGCCATATCCGAGAGCAGCTAAAGGACCTG AAGGAAGTGACCCACGAGAGCCTGGTAGTGGGGGCCATTGAGAATGCCTTCCAGCTCATG GATGAGCAGATGGCCCGGGAGCGGCGTGGCCACCAAGTGGAGGGGGGCTGCTGTGCACTGGTTGTGGTCTACCTGCTAGGCAAGGTGTACGTGGCCAATGCAGGCGATAGCAG GGCCATCATTGTCCGGAATGGTGAAATCATTCCAATGTCCCGAGAGTTTACCCCGGAGACTGAGCGCCAGCGTCTTCAGCTGCTT GGCTTCCTGAAACCAGAGCTGCTAGGCAGTGAATTCACCCACCTTGAGTTCCCCCGCAGAGTTCTGCCCAAGGAGCTGGGGCAGAGGATGTTGTACCGGGACCAGAACATGACTGGCTG GGCCTACAAAAAGATCGAGCTGGAGGATCTCAGGTTTCCTCTGGTCTGTGGGGAGGGCAAAAAG GCTCGGGTGATGGCCACCATTGGGGTGACCCGAGGCTTGGGAGACCACAATCTTAAGGTCTGCAGTTCCACCCTGCCCATCAAGCcttttctctcctgcttccctGAG GTACGAGTATATGACCTGACGCAATATGAGCATTGCCCAGATGATGTACTAGTCCTGGGAACAGATGGCCTGTGGGATGTCACTACTGACTATGAGGTGGCTGCCACTGTGGACAGGGTGCTGTCGGCCTATGAGCCCAATGACCATAGCAG GTATACAGCTCTGGCCCAAGCTCTGGTCCTGGGGGCCCGGGGTACCCCCCGGGACCGTGGCTGGCGTCTCCCCAACAACAAGCTGGGTTCCGGGGATGACATCTCTGTCTTCGTCATCCCCCTGGGAGGGCCAGGCAGTTACTCCTGA
- the PPM1J gene encoding protein phosphatase 1J isoform X1 — protein sequence MLNRVRSAVAHLVSSGGAPPPRPKSPDLPNAASAPPAAAPEAPRSPPAKAGSGSATPAKAVETRASFSRPTFLQLSPGGLRRADDHAGRAVQSPPDTGRRLPWSTGYAEVINAGKSRHNEDQACCEVVYVEGRRSVTGAPRELSRGQGLCFYYWGLFDGHAGGGAAEMASRLLHRHIREQLKDLVEILQDPSPPPLCLPTTPGTPDSSDPSHLLGPQSCWSSQKEVTHESLVVGAIENAFQLMDEQMARERRGHQVEGGCCALVVVYLLGKVYVANAGDSRAIIVRNGEIIPMSREFTPETERQRLQLLGFLKPELLGSEFTHLEFPRRVLPKELGQRMLYRDQNMTGWAYKKIELEDLRFPLVCGEGKKARVMATIGVTRGLGDHNLKVCSSTLPIKPFLSCFPEVRVYDLTQYEHCPDDVLVLGTDGLWDVTTDYEVAATVDRVLSAYEPNDHSRYTALAQALVLGARGTPRDRGWRLPNNKLGSGDDISVFVIPLGGPGSYS from the exons ATGCTAAACCGGGTGCGCTCGGCCGTGGCGCACCTGGTGAGCTCTGGGGGCGCTCCGCCTCCGCGCCCCAAATCCCCGGACCTGCCCAACGCCGCCTCGGCGCCGCCCGCTGCCGCTCCAGAAGCGCCCAGGAGCCCTCCTGCGAAGGCTGGGAGCGGGAGCGCGACGCCCGCGAAGGCTGTTGAGACTCGAGCGAGCTTCTCCAGACCGACCTTTCTGCAGCTGAGCCCCGGGGGGCTGCGACGCGCGGATGACCACGCGGGCCGGGCTGTGCAAAGCCCCCCGGACACGGGCCGCCGCCTGCCCTGGAGCACAGGCTACGCCGA GGTCATCAATGCTGGCAAGAGTCGGCACAATGAGGACCAGGCTTGCTGTGAAGTGGTGTATGTGGAAGGTCGGAGGAGTGTTACAGGGGCACCTAGGGAGCTTAGCCGAGGCCAG GGACTCTGCTTCTACTACTGGGGCCTATTTGATGGTCATGCAGGGGGTGGAGCTGCTGAAATGGCCTCACGGCTCCTGCATCGCCATATCCGAGAGCAGCTAAAGGACCTGGTAGAGATACTTCAGGACCCTTCGCCACCACCCCTCTGCCTCCCGACCACCCCGGGGACCCCAGATTCCTCTGATCCCTCTCACTTGCTTGGCCCTCAGTCCTGCTGGTCTTCACAGAAGGAAGTGACCCACGAGAGCCTGGTAGTGGGGGCCATTGAGAATGCCTTCCAGCTCATG GATGAGCAGATGGCCCGGGAGCGGCGTGGCCACCAAGTGGAGGGGGGCTGCTGTGCACTGGTTGTGGTCTACCTGCTAGGCAAGGTGTACGTGGCCAATGCAGGCGATAGCAG GGCCATCATTGTCCGGAATGGTGAAATCATTCCAATGTCCCGAGAGTTTACCCCGGAGACTGAGCGCCAGCGTCTTCAGCTGCTT GGCTTCCTGAAACCAGAGCTGCTAGGCAGTGAATTCACCCACCTTGAGTTCCCCCGCAGAGTTCTGCCCAAGGAGCTGGGGCAGAGGATGTTGTACCGGGACCAGAACATGACTGGCTG GGCCTACAAAAAGATCGAGCTGGAGGATCTCAGGTTTCCTCTGGTCTGTGGGGAGGGCAAAAAG GCTCGGGTGATGGCCACCATTGGGGTGACCCGAGGCTTGGGAGACCACAATCTTAAGGTCTGCAGTTCCACCCTGCCCATCAAGCcttttctctcctgcttccctGAG GTACGAGTATATGACCTGACGCAATATGAGCATTGCCCAGATGATGTACTAGTCCTGGGAACAGATGGCCTGTGGGATGTCACTACTGACTATGAGGTGGCTGCCACTGTGGACAGGGTGCTGTCGGCCTATGAGCCCAATGACCATAGCAG GTATACAGCTCTGGCCCAAGCTCTGGTCCTGGGGGCCCGGGGTACCCCCCGGGACCGTGGCTGGCGTCTCCCCAACAACAAGCTGGGTTCCGGGGATGACATCTCTGTCTTCGTCATCCCCCTGGGAGGGCCAGGCAGTTACTCCTGA